The window CTCGCGTGGCTCGCCTCCCATCTTGGATGGCTCGGTGCGGCCGGGATGGTATTGCCGCTACTTGCGGTCCGTCAGCTGTCGCGCACGACGATCGAGCTCACTCGCGTTACCGAAGAGCTTCTCGATCTGATGGTGGCCGCAATCGAGGCGCGCGATCCGTATACATCGGGCCACTCGAAGCGTGTCGCGTCCGCAGCGACGAAGATCGCCAAGGCAATAGGTCTAAAGCCCGAGGAGGTTGAGCGGGTCCAAGTCGCAGCCCTGCTGCATGACGTCGGGAAGATCAATGAGGAGTTCGCAAGGATTCTTGCGAAGGAGGGACGGCTGACCGCAGAGGAGTGGGACATCATGAAGCGTCATCCCATCAGAAGTGCGGAGCTGGTAGGCTTAGTGTCGAGCCTTAGGGATCTGGTGCCCGCTGTGCGCCATCACCACGAGAACTGGGATGGAACAGGCTATCCGGATGGTCGAAAGGGTCAGGATATTCCCCTGGCGTCTAGGATCATCATGTTCGCTGATACCCTCGATGCCATTACAACGGACAGGCCGTACCGGCGAGCGTTGGATCCCGAGGAAGCAA is drawn from Gemmatimonadota bacterium and contains these coding sequences:
- a CDS encoding HD-GYP domain-containing protein, whose protein sequence is MPVLVGLQVVIAFYLAWLASHLGWLGAAGMVLPLLAVRQLSRTTIELTRVTEELLDLMVAAIEARDPYTSGHSKRVASAATKIAKAIGLKPEEVERVQVAALLHDVGKINEEFARILAKEGRLTAEEWDIMKRHPIRSAELVGLVSSLRDLVPAVRHHHENWDGTGYPDGRKGQDIPLASRIIMFADTLDAITTDRPYRRALDPEEARKEFIKFRGRQFDPAICDAVVSEGGFGGTLPCSAKVAAHATECGPYRHRGVGSRESELREARKDRGGWPLPIPPEFLGIRGPERLGVLYAASQGNVLCRRQRQMVPRAPRHHDRQRSLNPGVDLRAFRQLNARRKNSWRPTRSAGPSRGCDSQSERAEYITRLQ